From the Brassica napus cultivar Da-Ae chromosome A8, Da-Ae, whole genome shotgun sequence genome, one window contains:
- the BNACNNG71850D gene encoding uncharacterized protein BNACNNG71850D, which yields MDRSTPEHNSSTSHKRLSVSYLVSLMVLCARHANRLSKKLKPKKRTHNETSRGRWDTMRSPRPKEFLMTLSHKAMTMVGRKNTCYSGGYKPEKKRAGAMEEEEEHGLWQREILMGGKCEPLDFSGVIYYDCNGRQLRDAPPRSPRRTPLPIRS from the coding sequence ATGGATCGGTCTACGCCGGAACATAACTCCTCCACTTCCCACAAGCGTCTAAGCGTGAGCTACCTAGTCTCTCTAATGGTTCTCTGCGCCAGACACGCCAACCGCCTCTCCAAGAAGCTAAAGCCGAAGAAGCGAACCCACAACGAAACTTCCCGTGGCAGATGGGATACGATGAGATCTCCAAGGCCAAAAGAGTTTCTTATGACTTTGAGCCACAAGGCGATGACGATGGTCGGCCGGAAAAACACATGTTACAGCGGTGGATATAAGCCGGAGAAGAAGAGAGCGGGGGcgatggaggaggaggaagagcaTGGGCTCTGGCAGAGGGAGATCTTGATGGGCGGTAAATGTGAGCCGTTGGATTTTTCCGGAGTTATTTATTACGACTGTAACGGACGGCAGTTAAGAGATGCGCCTCCGAGGTCTCCACGTCGCACTCCGTTACCCATCCGTTCTTAA
- the LOC106419670 gene encoding oleosin: MHGPLHPELVSICFTLSSPSFTTHISLLSDMADRTSPSHIQQRPYGSTIAPPRGNNINHPIASFLRQLQSQSPEHSRQRFGLLAFFISGGILLLLTGITVTAFVLGFIAFLPIIIISSPIWIPLFLLVTGFLSVAGFLFSTAVVMSWMYWYFKGMHPVGSEQVDYARSRIYDTAAHVKDYAGGYFHGKLKDVAPGA; the protein is encoded by the coding sequence ATGCATGGGCCTTTGCATCCGGAACTTGTCTCCATTTGTTTCACCCTTTCCTCTCCCTCTTTCACCACACACATCTCTCTCCTCTCCGATATGGCTGACCGAACAAGCCCTAGCCACATCCAACAAAGACCCTACGGCTCAACCATCGCCCCTCCTCGCGGCAACAACATTAACCATCCAATCGCATCTTTCCTCCGTCAGCTACAATCACAATCTCCTGAGCACTCCCGCCAGCGCTTCGGCCTCCTTGCATTCTTTATCTCCGGTGGAATCCTCCTCTTACTCACCGGAATTACTGTGACAGCTTTCGTCCTTGGATTCATCGCTTTCCTTCCAATCATTATCATCTCAAGCCCTATATGGATCCCTCTCTTCCTCCTCGTTACAGGATTCTTGTCTGTTGCCGGATTCCTATTCAGTACGGCGGTTGTTATGTCGTGGATGTACTGGTATTTTAAAGGTATGCACCCGGTGGGGTCGGAACAAGTGGATTATGCTCGGAGTCGGATCTATGACACGGCGGCTCATGTTAAAGATTATGCTGGTGGGTACTTCCATGGTAAGCTGAAAGATGTAGCACCTGGTGCATGA